The Engystomops pustulosus chromosome 4, aEngPut4.maternal, whole genome shotgun sequence genome contains a region encoding:
- the LOC140127415 gene encoding uncharacterized protein isoform X3 — MPTCGRLESEPYSDPSELDPNLLEQEVFRSRQEDPDSFLCKEGPAVVDGIKEPRERSMLAPPPNHHHSDGRKQLRLGSNPSFPLRAGVLDSSPSKKQLKLQGVKSGLGSAKIEHSLSEGSSYPHSLGQRLDSVLFKETRGYKISSIIESGSYHLPVGGRKHPFHLCHPFEGIPQQRSGLSQQERDPTERMVSQPGNLPTSNQRLGHAPNRPIRHEGEFKMPTILLSGGRRVQRSLGRVQPSLERKSYVCLSPNSPNCESTQENLARPVKGDPDLPKLAKKKLVPTAEVPICPATLYSTDSEGPAIPRSDFPSRSRKTPSGGLDPEFEFLRSQGLSRAVITTLKVLDFLQKGLEIGLSTSTLKVQISALSAFFDQPLADHRWVKRFIAAANRIRPQVLKRVPSWDLSLVLDALSRPPFEPLKDASIKNLTLKTSLLVAVTSARRLGELQAISIREPYMCILPDRITLTLDPSFVPKVASRFHKNQEIILPSFYGNPSSSKELEWHSLDVRRSVLEYLKATKPWRKDHNLFVQFQGKNKGVKASKTTIARWLKTAIASCYTEQGKEVPPNLKAHSTRAISASWAEKRGASLEQICRAATWVSSSTFAKHYRLDLPNSQDLAFGQKVLQAVVPP; from the exons ATGCCTACCTGCGGTCGCCTGGAGTCAGAGCCATACTCGGATCCTTCAGAGTTGGATCCTAACCTTCTGGAACAGGAAGTCTTCAGGTCTAGACAAGAAGATCCGGATTCCTTCCTTTGTAAAGAGGGACCTGCTGTGGTGGATGGAATCAAGGAACCTAGAGAAAGGAGTATGTTGGCACCACctcccaaccatcaccatagtgacggacgcaagcagctcaggctggggagcaatccttccttcccactacgagcaggggtcctggactctagcccaagcaaaaagcagctcaaactacagggagttaagagcggtctgggaagcgctaagatcgaacacagcctatctgagggatcatcatatccacattctctcggacaacgtctcgacagtgtcctatttaaggagacaagggggtacaagatctccagTATTATCGAGTCTGGCTCGTACCATCTTCCAGTGGGCGGAAGAAAACATCCTTTCCATCTCTGCCACCCATTTGAAGGGATCCCTCAACAGAGaagcggattatctcagcaggagagagatcctaccgaacgaatggtgtctcaaccaggaaatcttcctacatctaaccagcgtctggggcatgccccaaatagacctattcgccacgagggagaattcaaaatgccaacaatacttctctctggaggccggcgagtccagagatcacttggacgcgttcagccatcgttggagcggaagtcttatgtatgcctttcccccaattcccctaattgcgagagtactcaggaaaatcttgctcgaccggtcaagggtgatcctgatctgcccaaactggccaaaaagaagctggtaccCACTGCTGAGGTCCCTATCTGTCCAGCAACCCTTTATTCTACCGATTCAGAAGGACCTGCTATACCAAGGTCCGATTTTCCATCCCGATCCAGGAAGACTCCGTctggcggcttggatcctgagttcGAGTTCCTAAGGTCCCAAGGTCTCTCTCGGGCCGTAATAACTACgttgaag gtactagacttcctgcaaaaaggactagaaattggtctttctactagcactttgaaagtccaaatttcggctctgagcgcattcttcgaccaacccctggcggaccacaggtgggtcaaaagatttattgctgCTGCAAATAGAATTAGGCCTCAGGTTCTGAAACGGGTTCCCtcctgggatctctccctggttcTAGATGCTCTCTCCAGGCCTCCCTTTGAGCCTTTAAAAGACGCTAGTATAAAAAACCTAACCTTAAAAACTTCCTTATTAGTAGCTGTGACCTCagctagaaggctgggggaactccaagccatttctattagagaaccctatatgtgtattctccctgacagGATAACTTTGACTCTGGATCCAAGCTTTGTTCCTAAAGTGGCGTCCAGGTTTCACAAGAACCAAGAAATAATTCTTCCATCATTCTACGGGAATCCTTCTTCAAGCAAGGAATTGGagtggcattccctggatgtaaggcGCTCGGTCTTAGAGTACTTAAAAGCTACGAAACCTTGGCGCAAAgatcacaatctctttgttcagtttcaggggaagaacaaaggggtaaaggcatccaaaaccacgatcgccagatggttaaagactgccatagcctcctgttacacagaacaagggaaggaagttcctcctaaccttaaagcccattccaccagagccatatccgcctcctgggcagagaagaggggcgcttctcttgaacaaatctgcagagccgccacctgggtttcttcatccacctttgcaaaacactatcggctggacttacccaactcacaggatctcgccttcggtcagaaggttctccaggctgtggtcccaccctaa
- the LOC140127415 gene encoding uncharacterized protein isoform X4: MPTCGRLESEPYSDPSELDPNLLEQEVFRSRQEDPDSFLCKEGPAVVDGIKEPRERSMLAPPPNHHHSDGRKQLRLGSNPSFPLRAGVLDSSPSKKQLKLQGVKSGLGSAKIEHSLSEGSSYPHSLGQRLDSVLFKETRGYKISSIIESGSYHLPVGGRKHPFHLCHPFEGIPQQRSGLSQQERDPTERMVSQPGNLPTSNQRLGHAPNRPIRHEGEFKMPTILLSGGRRVQRSLGRVQPSLERKSYVCLSPNSPNCESTQENLARPVKGDPDLPKLAKKKLVPTAEVPICPATLYSTDSEGPAIPRSDFPSRSRKTPSGGLDPEFEFLRSQGLSRAVITTLKASRKKVTFAIYHKIWKKFVTFCGANPPSQSNPNILQVLDFLQKGLEIGLSTSTLKVQISALSAFFDQPLADHRITLTLDPSFVPKVASRFHKNQEIILPSFYGNPSSSKELEWHSLDVRRSVLEYLKATKPWRKDHNLFVQFQGKNKGVKASKTTIARWLKTAIASCYTEQGKEVPPNLKAHSTRAISASWAEKRGASLEQICRAATWVSSSTFAKHYRLDLPNSQDLAFGQKVLQAVVPP, translated from the exons ATGCCTACCTGCGGTCGCCTGGAGTCAGAGCCATACTCGGATCCTTCAGAGTTGGATCCTAACCTTCTGGAACAGGAAGTCTTCAGGTCTAGACAAGAAGATCCGGATTCCTTCCTTTGTAAAGAGGGACCTGCTGTGGTGGATGGAATCAAGGAACCTAGAGAAAGGAGTATGTTGGCACCACctcccaaccatcaccatagtgacggacgcaagcagctcaggctggggagcaatccttccttcccactacgagcaggggtcctggactctagcccaagcaaaaagcagctcaaactacagggagttaagagcggtctgggaagcgctaagatcgaacacagcctatctgagggatcatcatatccacattctctcggacaacgtctcgacagtgtcctatttaaggagacaagggggtacaagatctccagTATTATCGAGTCTGGCTCGTACCATCTTCCAGTGGGCGGAAGAAAACATCCTTTCCATCTCTGCCACCCATTTGAAGGGATCCCTCAACAGAGaagcggattatctcagcaggagagagatcctaccgaacgaatggtgtctcaaccaggaaatcttcctacatctaaccagcgtctggggcatgccccaaatagacctattcgccacgagggagaattcaaaatgccaacaatacttctctctggaggccggcgagtccagagatcacttggacgcgttcagccatcgttggagcggaagtcttatgtatgcctttcccccaattcccctaattgcgagagtactcaggaaaatcttgctcgaccggtcaagggtgatcctgatctgcccaaactggccaaaaagaagctggtaccCACTGCTGAGGTCCCTATCTGTCCAGCAACCCTTTATTCTACCGATTCAGAAGGACCTGCTATACCAAGGTCCGATTTTCCATCCCGATCCAGGAAGACTCCGTctggcggcttggatcctgagttcGAGTTCCTAAGGTCCCAAGGTCTCTCTCGGGCCGTAATAACTACgttgaaggcaagtaggaaaaaggttactttcgccatataccataagatatggaaaaagtttgtgaccttttgtggggctaatcccccctctcagtctaacccaaatattttacaggtactagacttcctgcaaaaaggactagaaattggtctttctactagcactttgaaagtccaaatttcggctctgagcgcattcttcgaccaacccctggcggaccacag GATAACTTTGACTCTGGATCCAAGCTTTGTTCCTAAAGTGGCGTCCAGGTTTCACAAGAACCAAGAAATAATTCTTCCATCATTCTACGGGAATCCTTCTTCAAGCAAGGAATTGGagtggcattccctggatgtaaggcGCTCGGTCTTAGAGTACTTAAAAGCTACGAAACCTTGGCGCAAAgatcacaatctctttgttcagtttcaggggaagaacaaaggggtaaaggcatccaaaaccacgatcgccagatggttaaagactgccatagcctcctgttacacagaacaagggaaggaagttcctcctaaccttaaagcccattccaccagagccatatccgcctcctgggcagagaagaggggcgcttctcttgaacaaatctgcagagccgccacctgggtttcttcatccacctttgcaaaacactatcggctggacttacccaactcacaggatctcgccttcggtcagaaggttctccaggctgtggtcccaccctaa
- the LOC140127415 gene encoding uncharacterized protein isoform X2, which translates to MPTCGRLESEPYSDPSELDPNLLEQEVFRSRQEDPDSFLCKEGPAVVDGIKEPRERSMLAPPPNHHHSDGRKQLRLGSNPSFPLRAGVLDSSPSKKQLKLQGVKSGLGSAKIEHSLSEGSSYPHSLGQRLDSVLFKETRGYKISSIIESGSYHLPVGGRKHPFHLCHPFEGIPQQRSGLSQQERDPTERMVSQPGNLPTSNQRLGHAPNRPIRHEGEFKMPTILLSGGRRVQRSLGRVQPSLERKSYVCLSPNSPNCESTQENLARPVKGDPDLPKLAKKKLVPTAEVPICPATLYSTDSEGPAIPRSDFPSRSRKTPSGGLDPEFEFLRSQGLSRAVITTLKASRKKVTFAIYHKIWKKFVTFCGANPPSQSNPNILQVLDFLQKGLEIGLSTSTLKVQISALSAFFDQPLADHRWVKRFIAAANRIRPQVLKRVPSWDLSLVLDALSRPPFEPLKDASIKNLTLKTSLLVAVTSARRLGELQAISIREPYMCILPDRITLTLDPSFVPKVASRFHKNQEIILPSFYGNPSSSKELEWHSLDFQGKNKGVKASKTTIARWLKTAIASCYTEQGKEVPPNLKAHSTRAISASWAEKRGASLEQICRAATWVSSSTFAKHYRLDLPNSQDLAFGQKVLQAVVPP; encoded by the exons ATGCCTACCTGCGGTCGCCTGGAGTCAGAGCCATACTCGGATCCTTCAGAGTTGGATCCTAACCTTCTGGAACAGGAAGTCTTCAGGTCTAGACAAGAAGATCCGGATTCCTTCCTTTGTAAAGAGGGACCTGCTGTGGTGGATGGAATCAAGGAACCTAGAGAAAGGAGTATGTTGGCACCACctcccaaccatcaccatagtgacggacgcaagcagctcaggctggggagcaatccttccttcccactacgagcaggggtcctggactctagcccaagcaaaaagcagctcaaactacagggagttaagagcggtctgggaagcgctaagatcgaacacagcctatctgagggatcatcatatccacattctctcggacaacgtctcgacagtgtcctatttaaggagacaagggggtacaagatctccagTATTATCGAGTCTGGCTCGTACCATCTTCCAGTGGGCGGAAGAAAACATCCTTTCCATCTCTGCCACCCATTTGAAGGGATCCCTCAACAGAGaagcggattatctcagcaggagagagatcctaccgaacgaatggtgtctcaaccaggaaatcttcctacatctaaccagcgtctggggcatgccccaaatagacctattcgccacgagggagaattcaaaatgccaacaatacttctctctggaggccggcgagtccagagatcacttggacgcgttcagccatcgttggagcggaagtcttatgtatgcctttcccccaattcccctaattgcgagagtactcaggaaaatcttgctcgaccggtcaagggtgatcctgatctgcccaaactggccaaaaagaagctggtaccCACTGCTGAGGTCCCTATCTGTCCAGCAACCCTTTATTCTACCGATTCAGAAGGACCTGCTATACCAAGGTCCGATTTTCCATCCCGATCCAGGAAGACTCCGTctggcggcttggatcctgagttcGAGTTCCTAAGGTCCCAAGGTCTCTCTCGGGCCGTAATAACTACgttgaaggcaagtaggaaaaaggttactttcgccatataccataagatatggaaaaagtttgtgaccttttgtggggctaatcccccctctcagtctaacccaaatattttacaggtactagacttcctgcaaaaaggactagaaattggtctttctactagcactttgaaagtccaaatttcggctctgagcgcattcttcgaccaacccctggcggaccacaggtgggtcaaaagatttattgctgCTGCAAATAGAATTAGGCCTCAGGTTCTGAAACGGGTTCCCtcctgggatctctccctggttcTAGATGCTCTCTCCAGGCCTCCCTTTGAGCCTTTAAAAGACGCTAGTATAAAAAACCTAACCTTAAAAACTTCCTTATTAGTAGCTGTGACCTCagctagaaggctgggggaactccaagccatttctattagagaaccctatatgtgtattctccctgacagGATAACTTTGACTCTGGATCCAAGCTTTGTTCCTAAAGTGGCGTCCAGGTTTCACAAGAACCAAGAAATAATTCTTCCATCATTCTACGGGAATCCTTCTTCAAGCAAGGAATTGGagtggcattccctggat tttcaggggaagaacaaaggggtaaaggcatccaaaaccacgatcgccagatggttaaagactgccatagcctcctgttacacagaacaagggaaggaagttcctcctaaccttaaagcccattccaccagagccatatccgcctcctgggcagagaagaggggcgcttctcttgaacaaatctgcagagccgccacctgggtttcttcatccacctttgcaaaacactatcggctggacttacccaactcacaggatctcgccttcggtcagaaggttctccaggctgtggtcccaccctaa
- the LOC140127416 gene encoding bone morphogenetic protein 7-like gives MRLKESNRRTFINIFVYFIMLRLVTSDQTLERGIHSSFVQRRLRGHERREIQKEILTVLGLPHRPRPPFHEKHTSAPMFMMDLYNSMNVREENVEFSFLNHFFMDSPLLSPVENHYLADADLVMSFVNLLENDTEVCHQCYSKELRFQLSDIPVGEQLTAAELRIYKDQIPYNETYQISVYQVIQEYPSKLLKLDTQLIYGSDIGWLTFDVTATSNDWVENPQYNLGLQLIIETMDHKSIQPRFAGLVGLSGPQEKQPFIVAFFKSETIHLRSVRSTSGKHWNQDKGMGFREHEDLSVNITESFMSSSSQSGRRFLKQACKKHELYVSFRDLGWQDWIIAPEGYAAYYCDGECSFPLNSYMNATNHAIVQTLVHFINPETVPKPCCAPIDLQGISVLYFDDSSNVILKKYRNMVVRSCGCH, from the coding sequence ATGAGATTAAAAGAATCCAACAGAAGGACCTTtataaacatatttgtatatttcattATGCTAAGACTAGTGACATCCGATCAAACTCTGGAACGTGGCATTCATTCCAGCTTTGTACAGAGAAGGTTGAGAGGCCATGAACGGAGAGAGATCCAAAAAGAAATTTTGACTGTCTTGGGATTGCCACATAGACCAAGACCTCCATTCCATGAGAAACATACATCTGCTCCAATGTTTATGATGGATTTGTACAATTCCATGAATGTCAGAGAAGAAAATGTGGAGTTTTCTTTCTTGAATCACTTTTTCATGGATTCCCCACTGCTTAGCCCAGTGGAAAACCACTATCTTGCTGATGCTGATCTAGTCATGAGTTTTGTCAATTTGTTGGAGAATGATACTGAAGTTTGCCACCAATGCTACAGTAAGGAACTAAGATTTCAGTTATCAGACATACCTGTTGGGGAACAGCTGACAGCTGCCGAGCTAAGAATATATAAAGATCAAATCCCTTATAATGAAACATACCAGATAAGTGTTTACCAGGTGATTCAAGAATACCCAAGTAAGTTACTGAAGCTTGATACACAACTTATCTATGGATCAGACATTGGATGGTTGACCTTTGATGTTACTGCAACTAGTAATGATTGGGTTGAAAATCCACAGTACAATCTTGGCCTACAGTTGATAATTGAGACTATGGACCACAAAAGTATCCAACCAAGATTTGCAGGCTTAGTTGGCTTAAGTGGTCCACAGGAGAAGCAACCATTTATAGTGGCGTTTTTTAAGTCTGAAACTATCCACCTCCGTAGTGTACGGTCTACTAGTGGAAAACACTGGAATCAAGACAAAGGCATGGGATTTAGAGAGCATGAAGACCTTTCAGTAAACATCACAGAGAGCTTCATGAGCAGCAGCTCTCAAAGTGGACGGCGGTTCTTAAAACAAGCATGCAAGAAGCATGAACTATATGTAAGTTTCCGTGATCTTGGCTGGCAGGATTGGATCATAGCTCCAGAAGGCTATGCAGCTTATTACTGTGATGGAGAGTGTTCTTTTCCACTAAATTCTTACATGAATGCTACCAATCATGCAATCGTCCAAACTTTGGTTCACTTTATTAATCCAGAGACTGTTCCCAAACCATGCTGCGCCCCTATTGATCTCCAAGGAATATCAGTCTTGTATTTTGATGATAGCTCCAATGTTATATTAAAGAAGTATAGAAACATGGTAGTTCGATCCTGTGGCTGTCATTAA
- the LOC140127415 gene encoding uncharacterized protein isoform X1, whose product MPTCGRLESEPYSDPSELDPNLLEQEVFRSRQEDPDSFLCKEGPAVVDGIKEPRERSMLAPPPNHHHSDGRKQLRLGSNPSFPLRAGVLDSSPSKKQLKLQGVKSGLGSAKIEHSLSEGSSYPHSLGQRLDSVLFKETRGYKISSIIESGSYHLPVGGRKHPFHLCHPFEGIPQQRSGLSQQERDPTERMVSQPGNLPTSNQRLGHAPNRPIRHEGEFKMPTILLSGGRRVQRSLGRVQPSLERKSYVCLSPNSPNCESTQENLARPVKGDPDLPKLAKKKLVPTAEVPICPATLYSTDSEGPAIPRSDFPSRSRKTPSGGLDPEFEFLRSQGLSRAVITTLKASRKKVTFAIYHKIWKKFVTFCGANPPSQSNPNILQVLDFLQKGLEIGLSTSTLKVQISALSAFFDQPLADHRWVKRFIAAANRIRPQVLKRVPSWDLSLVLDALSRPPFEPLKDASIKNLTLKTSLLVAVTSARRLGELQAISIREPYMCILPDRITLTLDPSFVPKVASRFHKNQEIILPSFYGNPSSSKELEWHSLDVRRSVLEYLKATKPWRKDHNLFVQFQGKNKGVKASKTTIARWLKTAIASCYTEQGKEVPPNLKAHSTRAISASWAEKRGASLEQICRAATWVSSSTFAKHYRLDLPNSQDLAFGQKVLQAVVPP is encoded by the coding sequence ATGCCTACCTGCGGTCGCCTGGAGTCAGAGCCATACTCGGATCCTTCAGAGTTGGATCCTAACCTTCTGGAACAGGAAGTCTTCAGGTCTAGACAAGAAGATCCGGATTCCTTCCTTTGTAAAGAGGGACCTGCTGTGGTGGATGGAATCAAGGAACCTAGAGAAAGGAGTATGTTGGCACCACctcccaaccatcaccatagtgacggacgcaagcagctcaggctggggagcaatccttccttcccactacgagcaggggtcctggactctagcccaagcaaaaagcagctcaaactacagggagttaagagcggtctgggaagcgctaagatcgaacacagcctatctgagggatcatcatatccacattctctcggacaacgtctcgacagtgtcctatttaaggagacaagggggtacaagatctccagTATTATCGAGTCTGGCTCGTACCATCTTCCAGTGGGCGGAAGAAAACATCCTTTCCATCTCTGCCACCCATTTGAAGGGATCCCTCAACAGAGaagcggattatctcagcaggagagagatcctaccgaacgaatggtgtctcaaccaggaaatcttcctacatctaaccagcgtctggggcatgccccaaatagacctattcgccacgagggagaattcaaaatgccaacaatacttctctctggaggccggcgagtccagagatcacttggacgcgttcagccatcgttggagcggaagtcttatgtatgcctttcccccaattcccctaattgcgagagtactcaggaaaatcttgctcgaccggtcaagggtgatcctgatctgcccaaactggccaaaaagaagctggtaccCACTGCTGAGGTCCCTATCTGTCCAGCAACCCTTTATTCTACCGATTCAGAAGGACCTGCTATACCAAGGTCCGATTTTCCATCCCGATCCAGGAAGACTCCGTctggcggcttggatcctgagttcGAGTTCCTAAGGTCCCAAGGTCTCTCTCGGGCCGTAATAACTACgttgaaggcaagtaggaaaaaggttactttcgccatataccataagatatggaaaaagtttgtgaccttttgtggggctaatcccccctctcagtctaacccaaatattttacaggtactagacttcctgcaaaaaggactagaaattggtctttctactagcactttgaaagtccaaatttcggctctgagcgcattcttcgaccaacccctggcggaccacaggtgggtcaaaagatttattgctgCTGCAAATAGAATTAGGCCTCAGGTTCTGAAACGGGTTCCCtcctgggatctctccctggttcTAGATGCTCTCTCCAGGCCTCCCTTTGAGCCTTTAAAAGACGCTAGTATAAAAAACCTAACCTTAAAAACTTCCTTATTAGTAGCTGTGACCTCagctagaaggctgggggaactccaagccatttctattagagaaccctatatgtgtattctccctgacagGATAACTTTGACTCTGGATCCAAGCTTTGTTCCTAAAGTGGCGTCCAGGTTTCACAAGAACCAAGAAATAATTCTTCCATCATTCTACGGGAATCCTTCTTCAAGCAAGGAATTGGagtggcattccctggatgtaaggcGCTCGGTCTTAGAGTACTTAAAAGCTACGAAACCTTGGCGCAAAgatcacaatctctttgttcagtttcaggggaagaacaaaggggtaaaggcatccaaaaccacgatcgccagatggttaaagactgccatagcctcctgttacacagaacaagggaaggaagttcctcctaaccttaaagcccattccaccagagccatatccgcctcctgggcagagaagaggggcgcttctcttgaacaaatctgcagagccgccacctgggtttcttcatccacctttgcaaaacactatcggctggacttacccaactcacaggatctcgccttcggtcagaaggttctccaggctgtggtcccaccctaa